A single window of Clostridia bacterium DNA harbors:
- a CDS encoding ribosomal L7Ae/L30e/S12e/Gadd45 family protein encodes MDYERLRQARKRIVGTKQTTKAVQRNQVKVVYVAADAEEKVVGPLLALCKEKNVEVITVDSMAELGKACGIQVGSAAAAILEEAESQA; translated from the coding sequence ATGGATTACGAAAGGCTTAGGCAGGCTCGCAAACGTATTGTGGGCACCAAGCAGACCACCAAGGCCGTCCAGCGCAATCAGGTCAAGGTGGTATACGTGGCGGCAGATGCCGAGGAGAAGGTCGTAGGTCCGCTCTTGGCCCTCTGCAAGGAGAAAAACGTGGAGGTAATAACCGTAGACTCCATGGCCGAGCTGGGCAAGGCCTGCGGTATACAGGTAGGCTCTGCAGCGGCAGCTATTTTGGAAGAGGCGGA